From the genome of Phytohabitans rumicis, one region includes:
- a CDS encoding CBM35 domain-containing protein — MTLKRGALVLAALLLVSVGATARLAAAETTTNDEATDYTATSRVMVRGLNSLVADYQTRVPAKYTPASWAPFAKALTTATGVAGDASATAPDVAAAKTALMAAAADLEAADEGTFQTITNNTFWNDTAGNPIYSQGGGVFKFGDTYYWYGVHYVGAELYRANPTRQFNNDVTFVSIPVYSSTDLVNWKFENNVATTSTTLPDGTPLGGWVGRLGVAYNENTGKYILVVQGPGGVVFLRGDSPTDTFEGAAVQAQITNSPTAGTGDQTIFTDDDGKDYLIFSNASGRARAFVSKLRESDSLYAEPAVQIGYCSGCGREGNAMFKLDGRYYHAASDLHGWNSSVAHVIESTTSSIQGAYTAEYTLAGTEMDYSHVTQTGFFVTVKGTVQNTVIFAGDRWADFAWNGIGYNQWMPVTKTGTRPQFHSVSQWQFNATTGEWRVGPQNNYILNPDFQADRIIISPVQGWTNFSESGASAIVTNVSGGANGSRFGLQIGAAQAYAGGVRQQITVPAGTYKLSLSARTSGTLSAAQVTVADASGSTRTLNIPASSGWTARELTGIPLSAGTATVTVRASSSNGYLFVDGLGLVRTSGGDTPTPTRYEAETAPAVCQGTIDSNHAGFSGSGFCNGNAAVGAYAQFTVNASTAGTATLGVRFANGASGARPANLVVNGSTVATVSYETTGAWTTWSTKSLTVSLNAGSNTIRLDPTTAVGLPNIDSLDVG, encoded by the coding sequence ATGACTTTGAAGCGAGGGGCGCTGGTCCTCGCCGCGTTGCTGTTGGTGTCGGTAGGGGCAACCGCTCGCCTCGCCGCGGCGGAGACCACCACCAACGACGAGGCCACGGACTACACGGCCACATCCCGGGTGATGGTTCGCGGCCTCAACAGCCTGGTCGCCGACTACCAGACACGCGTCCCGGCCAAGTACACCCCTGCCTCCTGGGCCCCGTTCGCCAAGGCGTTGACCACCGCGACCGGTGTCGCCGGCGACGCGTCGGCGACCGCACCGGACGTCGCCGCCGCGAAGACCGCCCTCATGGCCGCCGCCGCCGACCTCGAGGCCGCGGATGAGGGGACGTTCCAGACCATCACCAACAACACCTTCTGGAACGACACCGCCGGCAACCCCATCTATTCGCAAGGTGGCGGCGTCTTCAAGTTCGGCGACACCTACTACTGGTACGGCGTGCACTACGTCGGCGCCGAGCTCTACCGGGCCAACCCGACGAGGCAGTTCAACAATGACGTCACGTTCGTCTCGATCCCGGTGTACTCCTCAACGGACCTGGTGAACTGGAAATTCGAGAACAACGTCGCCACGACCTCCACGACCTTGCCCGACGGGACCCCGCTCGGCGGCTGGGTAGGCCGCCTGGGCGTCGCGTACAACGAGAACACCGGCAAGTACATCCTGGTCGTGCAGGGGCCGGGCGGGGTGGTCTTCCTGCGCGGTGACTCGCCCACCGACACCTTCGAGGGCGCCGCCGTTCAGGCCCAGATCACCAACTCCCCGACGGCGGGCACCGGAGACCAGACCATCTTCACCGACGACGACGGCAAGGACTACCTGATCTTCTCGAACGCGTCGGGACGCGCCCGCGCCTTCGTTTCCAAACTCCGCGAGTCCGACTCCCTATACGCCGAGCCGGCAGTGCAGATCGGCTACTGCTCGGGCTGCGGCCGCGAGGGCAACGCCATGTTCAAGCTCGACGGCAGGTACTACCACGCGGCCTCCGACCTGCACGGCTGGAACAGCTCGGTCGCGCACGTCATCGAGTCGACGACCAGCAGTATCCAGGGCGCCTACACCGCCGAGTACACGCTCGCCGGCACCGAGATGGACTACAGCCACGTGACCCAGACCGGGTTCTTCGTGACGGTCAAGGGCACGGTGCAGAACACGGTCATCTTCGCCGGCGACCGCTGGGCCGACTTCGCCTGGAACGGCATCGGCTACAACCAGTGGATGCCGGTGACCAAGACCGGCACCCGGCCGCAGTTCCATTCGGTGAGCCAGTGGCAGTTCAACGCCACGACCGGAGAGTGGCGCGTCGGACCGCAGAACAACTACATCCTCAACCCCGACTTCCAGGCCGACCGCATCATCATCTCTCCGGTACAGGGGTGGACGAACTTCAGCGAGTCGGGGGCGAGCGCGATCGTCACCAACGTCAGCGGCGGCGCGAACGGGAGCCGCTTCGGGCTACAGATCGGCGCCGCGCAGGCGTACGCGGGTGGTGTGCGGCAACAGATCACCGTGCCGGCCGGTACGTACAAGCTGTCCCTGTCCGCCAGGACCTCCGGCACGCTCAGCGCCGCGCAGGTCACGGTCGCCGACGCCAGCGGCAGCACCCGCACGCTCAACATCCCGGCATCCAGCGGCTGGACCGCTCGCGAGCTCACCGGCATTCCGCTGTCGGCTGGCACCGCCACCGTCACGGTGCGGGCGTCGAGCAGCAACGGATACCTGTTCGTCGACGGCCTCGGACTCGTCAGGACGTCCGGCGGCGACACGCCGACGCCGACGCGGTACGAGGCGGAGACGGCGCCCGCGGTGTGTCAGGGCACGATCGATTCCAATCACGCGGGCTTCTCCGGTAGCGGGTTCTGCAACGGCAATGCCGCCGTGGGCGCCTACGCCCAGTTCACCGTGAACGCGTCCACGGCGGGCACTGCGACGCTCGGGGTTCGGTTCGCCAACGGCGCCAGCGGCGCCCGGCCGGCGAACCTGGTCGTCAACGGCTCCACAGTGGCCACCGTCTCGTACGAAACCACCGGCGCCTGGACGACGTGGTCGACCAAGAGCCTGACCGTCTCACTCAATGCCGGCAGCAACACCATCCGGCTGGATCCCACCACCGCGGTCGGACTACCCAACATCGACTCCCTCGACGTCGGTTGA
- a CDS encoding sensor histidine kinase, with translation MIEAHAPQRRRGLPALAWRVCVRHPLLVDAAIAGLLLVPGGDTLGHQIAERPVLLPLLAGLVVPLVWRRRAPLTVFAAIAAAASVQWLLAIYPMPANVALLVALYTVAVHRTRRQTLLAGAVLGLGILLVCLRWAPLDKVLHSFVALGAMAVAVAVAGVNIQTRRAYLASLEDRAQRLERERDQQAQLAIAGERSRIARELHDIVTHNISVMVALADAAVFAQQRAPVKATAALRQIAGTGRQALTDMRRFLGLLRHDEPDALRHPMPGIAQLEALADHVRAAGVPVRLDIAGDMAALPAAAELTVYRLIQEALTNTLKHTPAGTSATVRVHRTASAIAVSVTDDGPPVRAAVAAAGGHGIHGMRERTAAYGGQLEAGPNPHGGWRVTALLDLTGARV, from the coding sequence ATGATCGAAGCGCATGCGCCGCAGCGGCGGCGCGGGCTGCCAGCCCTGGCGTGGCGGGTCTGCGTGCGGCACCCGCTGCTGGTGGACGCGGCGATCGCGGGGCTGCTGCTGGTGCCCGGCGGGGACACGCTAGGACACCAGATCGCCGAGCGTCCAGTACTGCTTCCACTGCTGGCGGGCTTGGTGGTGCCATTGGTGTGGCGACGACGGGCGCCGCTGACGGTGTTCGCCGCGATCGCGGCCGCCGCGTCCGTGCAGTGGCTACTGGCGATCTACCCGATGCCCGCCAACGTCGCCCTGCTGGTCGCCCTGTACACCGTCGCCGTCCACCGGACCCGGCGCCAGACGCTGCTGGCCGGCGCCGTCCTGGGGCTGGGCATCCTGCTCGTCTGTCTGCGGTGGGCGCCCTTGGACAAGGTCCTGCACAGCTTCGTCGCGTTGGGCGCGATGGCGGTGGCCGTCGCCGTAGCCGGCGTCAACATCCAAACCCGGCGCGCCTACCTGGCCTCACTGGAGGACCGGGCCCAGCGCCTGGAACGCGAACGCGACCAACAAGCCCAGCTCGCGATCGCCGGAGAACGGTCCCGGATCGCCCGCGAACTGCACGACATCGTCACGCACAACATCTCCGTCATGGTCGCCCTTGCCGACGCGGCCGTCTTCGCCCAGCAACGTGCCCCCGTCAAGGCCACCGCCGCACTGCGCCAGATAGCCGGCACCGGCCGCCAGGCCCTCACCGACATGCGCCGCTTCCTCGGCCTGCTGCGCCACGACGAACCCGATGCCCTGCGGCACCCCATGCCGGGCATCGCCCAACTGGAAGCCCTGGCCGACCACGTGCGCGCGGCCGGCGTGCCGGTCCGCCTCGACATCGCCGGCGACATGGCCGCGCTGCCCGCCGCCGCCGAGCTCACCGTGTACCGCCTCATTCAGGAGGCGCTCACCAACACCCTCAAACACACACCCGCCGGCACCTCAGCGACGGTACGGGTGCACCGCACCGCTAGCGCGATCGCCGTGAGCGTGACCGACGACGGACCACCCGTCCGCGCAGCGGTTGCGGCCGCTGGTGGCCACGGTATCCACGGCATGCGCGAGCGCACCGCGGCCTACGGTGGACAGTTGGAAGCCGGCCCGAATCCGCACGGAGGATGGCGCGTAACGGCGTTGCTCGACTTGACCGGAGCGCGGGTATGA
- a CDS encoding polysaccharide deacetylase family protein → MFDKPRPPTASRRLNHTARLAVLAAAVAMGGVAVTVTPTPSSAAACNGYVGLTFDDGPTGSTSALLNVLRNNGVRATMFNVGQNVQNNRSAAQAQVSAGMWVGNHSWNHAHMTSMSQAQMQSDLSQTSNAIQSATGTRPQLFRPPYGETNSTLQSVASSLGMRQVIWDVDSQDWNGASVSQIVSAASRLQNGQIILMHDGIQNTRDAIAQIMANLSSRNLCPGMISPSTGRAVAPDGGGGGNPTTPPPGGGSCTATATTPNVWSDRYNTSVTVSGASNWTVVVGITPPQKVSTTWNGSFSWDSSGNLMTVRSNGSGNTFGFTTMMNGNSSARPQIRSCATG, encoded by the coding sequence ATGTTCGACAAACCCCGCCCACCGACCGCCTCCCGGCGGCTGAACCACACCGCCCGCTTGGCCGTGCTCGCCGCCGCCGTCGCCATGGGCGGCGTCGCGGTCACGGTCACCCCGACCCCGTCCAGCGCCGCGGCCTGCAACGGCTACGTCGGGCTCACCTTCGACGACGGACCGACCGGCAGCACGAGCGCACTGCTGAACGTGCTGCGAAACAACGGCGTACGGGCCACGATGTTCAACGTCGGGCAGAACGTGCAGAACAACCGGTCGGCGGCGCAAGCACAGGTCAGCGCGGGCATGTGGGTGGGCAACCACTCGTGGAACCACGCCCACATGACGTCGATGAGTCAGGCGCAGATGCAGTCCGACCTGTCCCAGACCAGCAACGCGATCCAGTCCGCGACCGGGACCCGGCCGCAGCTGTTCCGCCCGCCGTACGGCGAGACGAACTCCACGCTCCAGTCGGTCGCGTCGTCGCTGGGCATGCGTCAGGTGATCTGGGACGTCGACTCTCAAGACTGGAACGGCGCCAGCGTCAGCCAGATCGTTTCCGCCGCTTCCCGGTTGCAGAACGGCCAGATCATCCTCATGCACGACGGCATCCAGAACACCCGCGACGCCATTGCGCAGATCATGGCCAACCTGTCCAGCCGCAACCTCTGCCCCGGCATGATCTCCCCGTCGACCGGCCGCGCCGTCGCACCAGACGGCGGCGGTGGCGGCAACCCGACCACCCCACCGCCCGGCGGCGGCAGCTGCACCGCCACCGCGACAACCCCCAACGTCTGGAGTGACCGCTACAACACCTCAGTCACCGTGAGTGGCGCCAGCAACTGGACCGTGGTCGTAGGCATCACCCCACCGCAGAAGGTCTCCACGACCTGGAACGGCAGCTTCAGCTGGGACAGCAGCGGCAACCTGATGACCGTCCGCTCGAACGGCAGCGGCAACACCTTCGGCTTCACCACGATGATGAACGGCAACAGCAGCGCCCGACCACAGATCCGCTCCTGCGCCACCGGCTGA
- a CDS encoding MarR family winged helix-turn-helix transcriptional regulator, with product MDDLEEPRWLDGEEQQSWFAFAYMLIRLPAALEAQMQRDANISQFDYLVLAALSMVPDRTQRMSDLADATASSLGRLSNVVIKLERRGWVRRTPDPIDGRYTLAILTDDGWDKVVTSAPGHVNEVRRLVFDPLTKAQQRQMGAIGQRILQAIDPELLARIQSSRDSQGEQ from the coding sequence ATGGACGACCTTGAAGAACCTCGTTGGCTCGACGGCGAGGAGCAGCAGAGCTGGTTCGCGTTCGCCTACATGCTGATCCGGCTGCCGGCGGCGCTGGAGGCGCAGATGCAGCGGGACGCGAACATCAGCCAGTTCGACTACCTGGTGCTCGCTGCGCTGTCCATGGTGCCGGACCGTACCCAGCGGATGAGCGATCTGGCGGACGCCACCGCCAGCAGCCTGGGCCGGCTGTCCAACGTCGTGATCAAGCTTGAGCGGCGCGGCTGGGTACGGCGTACACCGGATCCGATCGACGGCCGCTACACGTTGGCCATCCTCACCGACGACGGCTGGGACAAGGTCGTTACCAGCGCGCCCGGACACGTCAACGAGGTCCGCCGCCTGGTCTTCGACCCGCTGACCAAGGCGCAACAACGGCAGATGGGTGCCATCGGCCAGCGCATCCTGCAAGCCATCGACCCCGAACTTCTGGCTCGGATACAAAGCAGTCGCGACTCGCAAGGAGAACAGTGA
- a CDS encoding MMPL family transporter, whose protein sequence is MATFLYRLGRLAFRRRWWVAATWLAVLAAAIVGAATLSGSTSDTFAIPGTPSQRAIDLLGERFPQASADGATARIVFAAPAGHTLNDPANKAAIDTTVAELRQAPQIASVTDPFASGAINQAGTVGFTQATFQKRSEELSDAARDALTTTVDHARASGLTVEVGGDAVEAPPEQGIGEIIGLVVAALVLVITFGSLVAAGLPLLTAILGIGIGITAITAASGFVDLSSSTPILALMLGLAVAIDYALFIVSRYRHELAAGREPHEAAGRAVGTAGSAVVFAGLTVIIALAALSVVGIPFLTQMGLAAAFTVAVAVVIALTLLPALLGFTGRRIAGGRIPGLRARDPETDTRPTFGLRWARAIARRPVAALLLAVLGLGVAALPVLDLRLGMPDDSTAAPDTTQRKAYDLISTGFGAGFNGPLTVVVDANAGTAQTSADQVAQVIRGIDDVAAVTPPVVNQAADTAILTVIPESGPSDAATEDLVRAIRDRDGSIPGAAIAVTGLTAVNIDISAKLGDALLPYLAVVVGLALVLLMLVFRSLLVPLKATAGFLLSIAATFGAVVAVFQWGWLADALGVEQTGPIISFLPIFLIGVVFGLAMDYQVFLVTRMREEYVHGTPARQAVITGFGHGARVVTAAAIIMISVFSGFILAPDAIIKSIGFALGVAVLFDALIVRMTIVPAVMTLLGEAAWWLPRWLDRILPNVDVEGEKLRPIAPWGRLSRRTAGQGDDEKDEGDEEQNGRQPRGNDGGHDRQDAPSGGIGIAAVRQRQR, encoded by the coding sequence ATGGCCACGTTTCTGTACCGGCTGGGCCGGCTCGCCTTCCGCCGACGGTGGTGGGTGGCCGCTACCTGGCTGGCGGTCCTGGCAGCCGCGATCGTCGGTGCCGCCACCCTGTCCGGATCGACCTCGGACACGTTCGCCATCCCGGGCACCCCGTCGCAGAGAGCGATCGACCTGCTCGGCGAGCGATTCCCGCAGGCGTCGGCCGACGGAGCCACCGCCCGGATCGTGTTCGCCGCCCCCGCGGGACATACTCTCAACGACCCCGCGAACAAGGCGGCGATCGACACCACCGTCGCTGAACTGAGGCAGGCGCCGCAGATCGCCTCGGTCACCGACCCGTTCGCCTCCGGCGCCATCAATCAGGCCGGCACCGTCGGGTTCACCCAAGCCACCTTCCAGAAACGATCCGAAGAACTGTCCGACGCCGCCCGCGACGCTCTCACCACGACTGTTGACCACGCCCGCGCCAGCGGACTGACCGTCGAGGTCGGCGGCGACGCGGTCGAAGCTCCACCCGAGCAAGGCATCGGCGAGATCATCGGCCTGGTAGTCGCCGCGCTCGTCCTGGTCATCACCTTCGGGTCGCTGGTCGCCGCCGGTCTGCCGCTGCTGACCGCGATCCTCGGCATCGGTATCGGCATCACCGCCATCACCGCGGCGTCGGGGTTCGTCGACCTGTCCTCCAGCACCCCGATCCTCGCCCTCATGCTCGGCCTGGCCGTAGCCATCGACTACGCCCTGTTCATCGTCTCCCGGTACCGGCACGAACTCGCCGCCGGCCGCGAACCGCACGAGGCGGCCGGCCGCGCGGTCGGCACCGCCGGCTCCGCCGTCGTCTTCGCCGGCCTCACCGTGATCATCGCCCTCGCCGCACTGTCCGTCGTCGGCATCCCCTTCCTGACCCAGATGGGCCTGGCCGCCGCGTTCACCGTCGCGGTCGCCGTGGTCATCGCACTCACCCTGCTACCCGCGCTGCTCGGATTCACCGGCCGTCGCATCGCCGGCGGCCGCATCCCCGGGCTGCGCGCCCGCGATCCAGAAACCGACACCCGACCTACCTTCGGCCTGCGCTGGGCTAGGGCCATCGCCCGCCGGCCCGTGGCCGCGCTGCTCCTGGCAGTCCTCGGCCTCGGCGTAGCCGCGCTACCGGTCCTGGATCTGCGGCTGGGCATGCCAGATGACAGCACCGCCGCACCCGACACCACCCAACGCAAGGCGTACGACCTGATCTCGACCGGCTTCGGGGCCGGATTCAACGGCCCGCTGACCGTCGTCGTCGACGCGAACGCCGGCACCGCCCAGACATCCGCCGACCAGGTCGCCCAGGTCATCCGCGGAATCGACGACGTCGCCGCCGTCACCCCACCGGTCGTGAACCAAGCCGCCGACACCGCCATCCTCACCGTCATCCCGGAAAGCGGCCCCAGCGACGCCGCCACCGAAGACCTGGTCCGGGCCATCCGGGACCGCGACGGCAGCATCCCCGGCGCGGCCATCGCCGTCACCGGCCTGACCGCAGTCAACATCGACATCTCCGCCAAACTCGGCGACGCGCTCCTGCCCTACCTGGCCGTCGTGGTCGGCCTCGCGCTCGTGCTACTCATGCTGGTCTTCCGGTCCCTCCTGGTACCCCTGAAGGCGACCGCCGGATTCCTGCTCAGCATCGCGGCCACCTTCGGCGCCGTCGTCGCGGTCTTCCAATGGGGCTGGCTCGCCGACGCCCTCGGCGTCGAACAAACCGGGCCGATCATCAGCTTCCTACCGATCTTCCTGATCGGCGTCGTGTTCGGCCTCGCCATGGACTACCAGGTCTTCCTGGTCACCCGCATGCGCGAGGAATACGTCCACGGCACACCGGCCCGCCAAGCCGTCATCACCGGCTTCGGACACGGCGCCCGGGTCGTCACCGCCGCCGCGATCATCATGATCAGCGTCTTCTCCGGCTTCATCCTCGCCCCCGACGCCATCATCAAATCCATCGGCTTCGCCCTCGGCGTCGCCGTTCTCTTCGACGCCCTCATCGTCCGCATGACCATCGTGCCCGCGGTCATGACCCTGCTCGGCGAGGCCGCCTGGTGGCTGCCCCGCTGGCTCGACCGGATCTTGCCCAATGTGGACGTCGAAGGCGAGAAGCTACGCCCCATCGCTCCCTGGGGACGACTATCGCGGAGGACGGCCGGACAAGGCGATGACGAAAAAGATGAAGGAGACGAGGAACAGAACGGCCGCCAACCCCGCGGGAACGATGGAGGACATGACCGCCAGGACGCCCCATCCGGAGGCATTGGGATCGCCGCCGTTCGACAGCGCCAGCGGTAA
- a CDS encoding response regulator has translation MTPIRVLLADDEPLLRMAFTMVLETQPDMTPVGEAGDGATAVRLARQLRPDVVLMDVRMPGMDGIEATASIVADHPNTRVLILTTFDLDEYAFAGLKAGASGFLLKNALPEELLSAIRCVAAGDAVVAPRITRRLLEAFAHQLPGPNGTADGPDPRLDRLTTREREVLIEMAGGLSNTEIAATMHLAEATVKTHVSRILVKLELRDRAQAVVFAYETGVVHANGGRAPTT, from the coding sequence ATGACCCCGATTCGGGTGCTGCTGGCCGACGACGAACCGCTGCTGCGGATGGCGTTCACGATGGTCCTGGAAACCCAACCAGACATGACGCCGGTCGGCGAAGCCGGCGACGGCGCCACCGCGGTCCGCCTGGCCCGGCAACTGCGACCCGACGTCGTCCTCATGGACGTCCGCATGCCAGGCATGGACGGCATCGAAGCCACCGCGTCCATCGTGGCCGACCACCCGAACACCCGCGTGCTGATCCTGACCACCTTCGACCTGGACGAGTACGCCTTCGCCGGGCTGAAAGCCGGCGCGTCCGGATTCCTGCTCAAGAACGCGCTGCCGGAGGAACTGCTCTCCGCGATCCGCTGCGTCGCGGCCGGCGACGCCGTTGTCGCACCTCGCATCACCCGCCGGCTGCTGGAAGCCTTCGCCCATCAGCTCCCCGGCCCGAACGGCACCGCCGACGGGCCGGATCCCCGCCTGGACCGGCTGACCACCCGCGAACGCGAGGTGCTGATCGAGATGGCCGGCGGCCTGTCGAACACCGAAATCGCCGCCACCATGCATTTGGCCGAGGCCACCGTGAAGACCCACGTCAGCCGAATCCTGGTCAAGCTCGAACTACGAGACCGGGCCCAGGCCGTCGTCTTCGCCTACGAAACCGGTGTGGTGCACGCCAACGGCGGGCGCGCACCGACGACCTGA
- a CDS encoding glycoside hydrolase family 11 protein, whose product MTDMNHSSARPRKRGRLRLLLGATCAAVLAVGGTVMATNAYAEADRTVSSNTTGTHNGFFFSFWKDSGNASMTLRADGRYSSQWGSGTNNWVGGKGWATGSRRTISYSGSYSPNGNSYLALYGWTRNPLIEYYVVENFGTYNPSTGATRMGSVTTDGSTYDLYRTQRVNQPSIDGTATFYQYWSVRQQKRTGGTITTANHFDAWARAGLNLGTNHSYQVIATEGYQSSGSSDITVREGGGSNPTPGPTTGNCTATLSAGQQWGDRFNLNVAVSGTNTWVVTLALNGSQSLQNSWNAAVTGTTGTITARPNGSGNNFGVTIMANGNWTWPTPTCRTG is encoded by the coding sequence ATGACCGACATGAATCACAGCTCCGCTCGACCGAGGAAGCGTGGCCGCCTGCGGCTGCTGCTCGGCGCCACGTGCGCCGCGGTGCTGGCCGTCGGCGGCACGGTGATGGCCACCAACGCGTACGCCGAGGCCGATCGAACCGTCAGCTCGAACACCACCGGGACGCACAACGGGTTCTTCTTCTCGTTCTGGAAGGACAGTGGCAACGCCAGCATGACGCTGCGCGCCGACGGCCGGTACTCCAGCCAGTGGGGTAGCGGCACCAACAACTGGGTCGGCGGCAAGGGTTGGGCCACCGGTAGCCGAAGGACGATCAGCTACTCGGGCTCCTACAGCCCGAACGGCAACAGCTACCTCGCCCTTTACGGGTGGACGCGTAACCCGCTCATCGAGTACTACGTCGTGGAGAACTTCGGCACCTACAACCCCAGCACCGGCGCCACCCGCATGGGCTCGGTCACCACCGATGGCAGCACCTACGACCTCTACCGCACCCAGCGGGTCAACCAGCCGTCGATCGACGGCACCGCCACGTTCTACCAGTACTGGAGCGTCCGCCAGCAGAAGCGCACCGGTGGCACCATCACCACCGCCAACCACTTCGACGCCTGGGCCCGAGCCGGCTTGAACCTCGGCACCAACCACAGCTACCAAGTCATCGCCACCGAGGGCTACCAGAGCAGCGGCAGCTCCGACATCACCGTTCGCGAAGGCGGTGGCAGCAACCCCACTCCCGGGCCCACCACCGGCAACTGCACCGCGACGCTATCCGCAGGCCAACAGTGGGGCGACCGGTTCAACCTCAACGTCGCGGTCAGCGGCACCAACACCTGGGTCGTCACCCTTGCCCTGAACGGCAGCCAGAGCCTGCAGAACAGCTGGAACGCCGCCGTCACCGGAACCACCGGAACCATCACCGCCCGACCGAACGGCAGTGGCAACAACTTCGGTGTGACGATCATGGCCAACGGCAACTGGACCTGGCCCACACCCACCTGCCGAACAGGCTAG
- a CDS encoding SDR family NAD(P)-dependent oxidoreductase: protein MPSASASCKPSTPNFWLGYKAVATRKENSEIGSDHRRKQWYRPALSSFGTAAERATFLAVDLSTHTGVRDAAKRVLDEHDHFDAILHSAGVYTPGKDLRTADGLSLYFAVNYLSRYHLTQLLLPGLRPAQDRRVIMMTAKIDLATTVDLDLFPRFEPFNFRRQSDQMVMGNFHYAAHLTRTQPGLRTAVVNAGAAKTDILRHMPSYMRAVSVVIGPLFFNSIEQSAHNPVQASIRDDWPAATYWEKPGDFEHRTPIILDESVTRRIVHVSRELTGA from the coding sequence GTGCCATCGGCCAGCGCATCCTGCAAGCCATCGACCCCGAACTTCTGGCTCGGATACAAAGCAGTCGCGACTCGCAAGGAGAACAGTGAAATCGGTTCTGATCACCGGAGGAAACAGTGGTATCGGCCTGCGCTGTCCTCCTTCGGGACCGCAGCGGAGCGGGCGACCTTCCTCGCCGTCGATCTCTCCACCCACACCGGCGTCCGAGACGCCGCCAAACGCGTCCTGGACGAACACGACCACTTCGACGCCATCCTGCACTCGGCCGGCGTGTACACGCCCGGCAAGGACCTCCGGACGGCGGACGGGCTCAGCCTGTACTTCGCGGTCAACTACCTGAGTCGCTACCACCTCACCCAATTGCTGCTGCCCGGGCTACGGCCCGCCCAGGATCGCCGGGTCATCATGATGACCGCCAAGATCGACCTTGCCACCACCGTCGACCTCGACCTGTTCCCCAGGTTCGAGCCGTTCAACTTCAGGCGCCAGAGTGACCAGATGGTGATGGGCAACTTCCACTACGCCGCCCACCTCACACGTACCCAGCCGGGGCTGCGTACCGCGGTCGTGAACGCCGGCGCCGCCAAGACCGATATCCTGCGCCACATGCCGTCGTACATGCGGGCCGTCTCCGTCGTCATCGGCCCGCTGTTCTTCAATTCCATCGAACAGTCCGCGCACAACCCCGTCCAGGCCAGCATTCGCGACGACTGGCCGGCCGCGACCTACTGGGAAAAGCCCGGAGACTTCGAGCACCGCACGCCCATCATCCTGGACGAGTCAGTCACCCGCAGGATCGTGCACGTGTCCCGGGAGCTCACCGGCGCCTGA
- a CDS encoding SDR family NAD(P)-dependent oxidoreductase has protein sequence MPTIAIVGAGPGLGASIAKTFGGHGFQVALIARSKDKLEALAAELGESGISAAGFPADVSDRLALSTALGNAAAQFGTIDVLEFSPYGGLVPVYPQEMTVDNLRPQIEESLYGAVTAVNAVLPAMIEAGTGTLLFTTGGGAINPYPMLATTNAAHAALRNWVFNLNGVLADKGIHAANVAINVFIGAQPPSEGIPYAAPDDLAQIYWNLHVDRDQAEVVVTG, from the coding sequence ATGCCCACGATCGCCATCGTTGGCGCCGGTCCCGGACTGGGCGCCTCGATCGCCAAGACCTTTGGCGGCCACGGCTTCCAGGTCGCCCTGATCGCCCGGAGCAAGGACAAACTCGAGGCCCTCGCCGCTGAGCTGGGCGAGTCCGGGATCAGCGCGGCCGGCTTCCCGGCCGACGTTTCCGACCGGCTGGCGCTGAGCACCGCGCTGGGAAACGCCGCCGCGCAGTTCGGCACCATCGACGTGCTGGAGTTCTCCCCGTACGGCGGCCTGGTTCCGGTCTACCCGCAGGAGATGACCGTCGACAACCTCCGCCCCCAGATCGAAGAAAGCCTCTACGGGGCGGTGACCGCCGTCAACGCGGTCCTGCCGGCCATGATCGAGGCCGGCACCGGGACACTGCTGTTCACCACAGGCGGCGGCGCGATCAATCCGTACCCGATGTTGGCGACGACCAACGCCGCGCACGCTGCCCTGCGTAACTGGGTGTTCAATCTCAACGGCGTGCTCGCCGACAAGGGCATCCACGCCGCCAACGTCGCCATCAACGTCTTCATCGGAGCCCAGCCGCCGTCCGAAGGTATCCCGTACGCCGCGCCGGACGACCTCGCCCAGATCTACTGGAACCTGCACGTCGACCGCGACCAGGCCGAGGTTGTGGTCACCGGGTAA